From one Plantibacter flavus genomic stretch:
- the phnC gene encoding phosphonate ABC transporter ATP-binding protein, translating to MSVTEQQARHTAPDGAEPLVRLRGVTKRFDRTVALQRVDLDIRRGEIVVLLGLSGSGKSTLLRHLDGLERPTAGSVSVLGDEVPALGQRALRRLRARVGFVFQQFELVPSLTVLENVLTGSLAGVRGPRLGILGYGRNLKMKALGHLDRVGLLERAYQRADTLSGGQQQRVAIARALMQDPEILLADEPVASLDPESSEQVMALIREIAIDRGLTVVCSLHQVDLALSWGDRIVGLRHGEVVLDTTTDGLSKTEVMEIYGRVATSTRELQAIAVELETDELLGDPDDDLRGLLGVEERVGEDELPDEPEWEFDADVDGREPDELRRPGRTR from the coding sequence ATGAGCGTCACCGAGCAGCAGGCGCGTCACACCGCACCCGACGGAGCGGAACCGCTCGTGCGTCTCCGCGGGGTCACGAAGCGCTTCGACCGGACGGTCGCCCTGCAGCGCGTCGACCTCGACATCCGTCGCGGTGAGATCGTCGTCCTCCTCGGCCTGTCGGGATCCGGCAAGTCGACGCTCCTCCGTCACCTGGACGGTCTCGAGCGGCCCACCGCCGGGTCCGTCTCGGTCCTCGGCGACGAGGTGCCGGCCCTCGGGCAGCGCGCCCTGCGCCGGCTCCGCGCCCGCGTCGGGTTCGTCTTCCAGCAGTTCGAGCTGGTCCCGTCGCTCACCGTCCTCGAGAACGTCCTGACCGGTTCGCTGGCGGGCGTCCGCGGACCACGTCTCGGCATCCTCGGCTACGGCCGCAACCTGAAGATGAAGGCGCTCGGCCACCTCGATCGCGTCGGCCTCCTGGAGCGCGCCTACCAGCGCGCCGACACCCTCTCCGGTGGTCAGCAGCAGCGCGTGGCCATCGCCAGAGCGCTCATGCAGGACCCCGAGATCCTCCTCGCCGACGAGCCCGTCGCCTCCCTCGACCCGGAGTCGAGCGAGCAGGTGATGGCCCTCATTCGTGAGATCGCGATCGACCGTGGACTCACCGTCGTGTGCAGCCTGCACCAGGTCGACCTCGCGCTCTCCTGGGGCGACCGCATCGTCGGTCTCCGGCACGGCGAGGTGGTCCTCGACACCACGACCGACGGCCTGTCGAAGACCGAGGTGATGGAGATCTACGGCCGGGTCGCGACGAGCACCCGTGAGCTGCAGGCGATCGCCGTGGAGTTGGAGACCGACGAGCTGCTCGGCGACCCCGACGACGACCTCCGCGGCCTGCTCGGCGTCGAGGAGCGCGTGGGCGAGGACGAACTCCCCGACGAACCGGAGTGGGAGTTCGACGCCGATGTCGACGGCCGCGAGCCCGACGAGCTCCGTCGACCTGGCAGGACCCGCTGA
- a CDS encoding phosphate/phosphite/phosphonate ABC transporter substrate-binding protein yields MKLSLTRVAALGAAALLSIGLAACSSATASDTGSAAAGTFAVDDQTLVFGVVPDSVDTQTNYQPLMDYIAQETGKKVEYHESTDYAALIEAAVAGKIDVASFSGFTYVTALNNGAKITPISSIITVEGQEPGYYSEAIVPKDSSITKIEEFKGKKVCFVDPSSTSGYLFPSYNLLEAGIDPEQDITPVFAGKHDVSVTKTAEGVECEAGFAEDSEVEKNDGVKVIDRTMVPGAPIVESDSLPADVKEKLEKALSEVTIDQIIDSGVKSADSDAFRATFYGTSPVDDAYYDTIRDICKKTNAKQCQA; encoded by the coding sequence ATGAAGCTCTCCCTCACCCGCGTCGCTGCGCTCGGCGCCGCCGCCCTCCTCTCGATCGGCCTGGCCGCCTGCTCGAGCGCCACCGCCAGCGACACCGGTTCCGCCGCGGCCGGGACCTTTGCGGTCGACGACCAGACCCTCGTCTTCGGCGTCGTCCCCGACTCGGTCGACACGCAGACCAACTACCAGCCGCTCATGGACTACATCGCCCAGGAGACCGGCAAGAAGGTCGAATACCACGAGTCGACCGACTACGCGGCCCTCATCGAGGCGGCCGTCGCCGGCAAGATCGACGTCGCGTCCTTCTCCGGCTTCACCTACGTCACCGCGCTCAACAACGGGGCCAAGATCACGCCGATCTCGTCGATCATCACCGTCGAGGGGCAGGAGCCGGGCTACTACTCCGAGGCGATCGTCCCGAAGGACTCGTCGATCACCAAGATCGAGGAGTTCAAGGGCAAGAAGGTCTGCTTCGTCGACCCGTCCTCGACGTCCGGGTACCTCTTCCCGAGCTACAACCTGCTCGAGGCCGGCATCGACCCCGAGCAGGACATCACCCCGGTCTTCGCCGGCAAGCACGACGTCTCGGTGACGAAGACCGCCGAGGGCGTCGAGTGCGAGGCGGGCTTCGCCGAGGACTCCGAGGTCGAGAAGAACGACGGCGTGAAGGTCATCGACCGCACGATGGTCCCCGGTGCGCCGATCGTCGAGTCCGACTCCCTGCCCGCCGACGTGAAGGAGAAGCTCGAGAAGGCCCTCTCCGAGGTCACGATCGACCAGATCATCGACTCCGGCGTGAAGAGCGCCGACAGCGACGCCTTCCGCGCGACCTTCTACGGCACCTCGCCGGTCGACGACGCGTACTACGACACCATCCGCGACATCTGCAAGAAGACCAACGCCAAGCAGTGCCAGGCCTGA
- a CDS encoding TIGR03364 family FAD-dependent oxidoreductase, translating to MNGRRMSGGVSAARVGLGVGSLGASADRADVVIVGGGIVGLSAALAAVDAGAEVVVVERSAEAQGSSVRNFGHLAATPQAGLASRLAARSAEIWQRLEQDAGLWVRRSGTHVVARHLDELRVLEDFAASRAQAGAAADVRLYDAAEFLQQVPISADDVVGGAWLPRDLQVNPRQALGAVTAYLERRGVEFRRRTTVTGLRSGFVDTSRGVIAAGLTVVAVNHDIDTLLPELAERAVVRRCALDMIRVRAELPMPMPAPLLTGWSLLRYAGFADSPAIPALRERLQQDHPGLASLDVNLMATQLPDGSIILGDTHSRGEAVSPFQSEHAFDELLRAGSALFGTRLDVLERWQGVYATAPEELLIDEPTPGVRVVAATTGIGMTTGPALGELAVAEHLGPTFSPAQPTSIRAASAHLQKGLS from the coding sequence GTGAACGGACGACGGATGAGCGGCGGGGTGTCGGCGGCGCGGGTCGGCCTCGGCGTCGGCTCGCTGGGTGCTTCGGCCGATCGCGCCGATGTCGTGATCGTCGGAGGCGGCATCGTCGGACTGTCGGCGGCGCTCGCCGCCGTTGACGCCGGTGCCGAGGTCGTGGTCGTCGAACGCTCGGCCGAAGCCCAGGGCTCGTCGGTCCGCAACTTCGGCCACCTGGCGGCGACGCCGCAGGCCGGGCTCGCCTCGCGCCTCGCCGCGCGTTCGGCCGAGATCTGGCAACGACTCGAGCAGGACGCGGGGCTGTGGGTCCGGCGTTCGGGCACGCACGTGGTCGCCCGGCACCTCGACGAGCTGCGCGTCCTCGAGGACTTCGCGGCGTCCCGTGCCCAGGCGGGTGCCGCGGCCGACGTCCGCCTGTACGACGCGGCCGAGTTCCTGCAGCAGGTGCCGATCAGCGCCGACGACGTGGTGGGCGGCGCCTGGCTGCCGCGCGACCTCCAAGTGAACCCGCGCCAGGCGCTGGGCGCCGTCACGGCGTACCTGGAACGCCGCGGTGTCGAGTTCCGACGCCGGACGACCGTGACCGGACTGCGCTCCGGCTTCGTCGACACCAGCCGCGGCGTGATCGCCGCAGGCCTCACCGTGGTCGCGGTGAACCACGACATCGACACGCTCCTCCCCGAGCTGGCCGAGCGGGCGGTCGTCCGTCGATGCGCGCTCGACATGATTCGGGTGCGCGCCGAGCTCCCGATGCCGATGCCGGCGCCGCTCCTGACCGGATGGTCGCTCCTGCGCTACGCGGGATTCGCCGACTCGCCCGCCATCCCGGCACTCCGGGAGCGACTGCAGCAGGACCACCCCGGGCTCGCTTCGCTCGACGTCAACCTCATGGCGACCCAGCTGCCGGACGGGTCGATCATCCTCGGCGACACCCACAGCCGCGGCGAGGCGGTCTCCCCGTTCCAGTCCGAGCACGCCTTCGACGAACTCCTCCGTGCAGGAAGCGCGCTGTTCGGGACGAGGCTCGACGTCCTCGAACGCTGGCAGGGCGTCTACGCCACCGCCCCGGAGGAGCTGCTCATCGACGAACCGACCCCGGGCGTCCGCGTGGTCGCCGCGACGACGGGCATCGGGATGACGACCGGACCCGCGCTCGGCGAGCTGGCCGTCGCCGAGCACCTCGGCCCGACCTTCTCGCCGGCGCAGCCGACCAGCATCCGTGCCGCATCAGCCCACCTTCAGAAAGGCCTCTCGTGA
- a CDS encoding alpha/beta hydrolase has protein sequence MSRLPLDPIFVERARTHRAYLISTALEQAKAFFLRPKTTTVARPKPAPAADPKATSPKATGPKAKPSSPTAKATTAAPRRKKTRAQHRKAARNWDKKELATVGVPGPELRIEEHTIPVAGFPDVRIRLYHPPTADGDQAVPAVLSFFGGAFRIGGIDYPTTDAGFRRRAADAGVVIAAVDYALAPEHRYPTQLEQAHAALEWLFAEAATLGIDSRRIAVAGVSAGGSIAAALTLVNRERGRLPIRLQLLEVPVTDLTGGHIDLRPVREMGIPRIFAIKELRSVAKTYLFDRRQAKEPHASPLLARSHADLPRAVILTAEYDPLRGDGAAYLAALRADGVDASGTMYLGATHDTPIFGGVLPAARRWHDDVVTALRSLHDAD, from the coding sequence GTGAGTCGTTTGCCTCTCGACCCGATCTTCGTCGAACGAGCGCGGACGCACCGTGCCTACCTCATCTCGACCGCACTCGAGCAGGCGAAGGCCTTCTTCCTGCGGCCGAAGACGACCACCGTCGCGCGCCCGAAGCCCGCTCCCGCTGCGGACCCGAAGGCGACCTCCCCGAAGGCCACCGGACCGAAGGCGAAGCCCTCGAGCCCGACGGCGAAGGCCACCACCGCCGCACCCCGCCGCAAGAAGACACGCGCACAGCACCGCAAGGCCGCGCGGAACTGGGACAAGAAGGAGCTCGCGACCGTCGGCGTCCCGGGCCCGGAGCTGCGCATCGAGGAGCACACGATCCCGGTCGCCGGCTTCCCCGACGTCCGGATCCGGCTCTATCACCCGCCCACGGCCGACGGAGACCAGGCGGTGCCCGCGGTCCTGTCCTTCTTCGGTGGGGCGTTCCGCATCGGCGGGATCGACTACCCGACGACCGACGCGGGGTTCCGTCGTCGGGCGGCCGACGCCGGCGTGGTCATCGCCGCCGTCGACTACGCGCTCGCTCCCGAGCACCGGTACCCGACCCAGCTGGAACAGGCCCACGCGGCGCTCGAGTGGCTGTTCGCCGAGGCCGCGACGCTCGGGATCGACTCGCGGCGGATCGCCGTCGCCGGGGTGTCCGCCGGCGGCAGCATCGCGGCGGCGCTCACGCTCGTGAACCGCGAACGCGGCCGGCTGCCCATCCGACTCCAGCTGCTCGAAGTGCCGGTCACGGACCTCACCGGCGGCCACATCGACCTCCGTCCCGTGCGGGAGATGGGCATCCCGAGGATCTTCGCGATCAAGGAGCTGCGTTCCGTCGCGAAGACCTACCTCTTCGATCGACGTCAGGCGAAGGAACCGCACGCGTCGCCCCTCCTCGCCCGGTCGCACGCGGACCTCCCCCGCGCCGTGATCCTCACGGCCGAGTACGACCCCCTCCGCGGCGACGGCGCGGCCTACCTCGCCGCGCTCCGGGCCGACGGCGTCGACGCGAGCGGGACGATGTACCTGGGCGCGACGCACGACACCCCGATCTTCGGCGGCGTGCTCCCGGCGGCCCGCCGCTGGCACGACGACGTCGTGACCGCCCTGCGGTCACTCCACGACGCGGACTGA
- the phnE gene encoding phosphonate ABC transporter, permease protein PhnE, with protein sequence MVVTAPAKTAPPADRPPGLSGPVPVGRLRPQTIAAVLTLVALLAFSVYSLLEVGISIPNMVASWGNAVNFFNRVGTITFPPPGELLSLTALTLGIVISGTVLAAVLSIPVAYLAAANTTPGPAWRAVGRFIGVLSRAVPDVVIAMILVLMFSLGSLPGIIAIGLHSVGMISKLFADAIEQVDEGPRLAIRAAGGSKLQEFTSGVLPQVLPSWVATVLHRGDINLRGSVLLGYVGVLGLGRELSLAFKSLDYSLGIGLAIVIFALCVVMEIVSSTVRTVMLGVQPTGRGLGDRVVRRVAAGRDARRAVNGSSRTTAAPSAESRIAAAAKRPWTPARVRDTVGAWLAVAVVVWGVVVSDIQWGDLVTFWAKAPDVLARLWPPSFGMRTTEQMVEAMFETVAIAFAATLIALVCSIVIGSLAARNVAPNRGVRTGARFALVGIRGIPELILAILLIVVTGLGAQAGTLALGVCGIGLLGKLIADSFEEVAPGPERALIAVGATRPQVYAAATLPQGARALVGHTFYTLDTNIRAATMLGIVGGGGIGYYLIQADQGGNYDQVTAIVLMILAVVLVVEGIAMWMRRVFS encoded by the coding sequence ATGGTCGTCACCGCGCCCGCGAAGACGGCACCGCCCGCCGACCGCCCGCCCGGACTCTCCGGACCCGTCCCGGTCGGTCGGCTCCGCCCGCAGACGATCGCCGCCGTGCTCACGCTCGTCGCGCTGCTCGCGTTCTCGGTCTACTCGCTCCTCGAGGTCGGGATCTCGATCCCGAACATGGTGGCGAGCTGGGGCAACGCGGTCAACTTCTTCAACCGGGTGGGGACGATCACGTTCCCGCCGCCCGGGGAACTGCTGTCGCTCACCGCCCTGACCCTGGGGATCGTGATCTCCGGCACCGTCCTCGCTGCGGTGCTCTCCATCCCGGTCGCGTACCTCGCAGCCGCCAACACGACCCCGGGACCGGCCTGGCGCGCAGTCGGTCGGTTCATCGGCGTGCTCAGCCGTGCCGTGCCGGACGTCGTCATCGCGATGATCCTCGTGCTCATGTTCTCGCTCGGATCGCTGCCCGGCATCATCGCGATCGGGCTGCACTCCGTCGGGATGATCTCGAAGCTCTTCGCGGACGCGATCGAGCAGGTCGACGAAGGGCCGCGACTCGCGATCCGGGCAGCCGGCGGCTCGAAGCTGCAGGAGTTCACCTCGGGCGTCCTGCCGCAGGTCCTTCCGTCCTGGGTGGCCACGGTCCTCCACCGCGGCGACATCAACCTGCGCGGTTCGGTCCTGCTCGGCTACGTCGGCGTCCTCGGCCTCGGCCGTGAGCTGTCGCTCGCGTTCAAATCACTCGACTACTCGCTCGGCATCGGACTCGCGATCGTCATCTTCGCGCTGTGCGTCGTCATGGAGATCGTGTCGAGCACCGTGCGCACCGTGATGCTCGGGGTGCAGCCGACCGGACGCGGACTCGGTGACCGCGTCGTGCGTCGGGTGGCCGCGGGTCGGGACGCGCGTCGCGCGGTGAATGGGAGCAGTCGGACGACCGCTGCTCCGAGCGCCGAGTCCCGGATCGCCGCTGCGGCGAAGCGACCCTGGACGCCGGCCCGCGTTCGCGACACCGTCGGTGCCTGGCTCGCCGTGGCGGTGGTGGTCTGGGGCGTCGTCGTGTCCGACATCCAGTGGGGCGACCTCGTGACGTTCTGGGCGAAGGCGCCCGACGTCCTCGCCCGTCTCTGGCCGCCGTCGTTCGGCATGCGCACGACGGAGCAGATGGTCGAGGCGATGTTCGAGACCGTCGCGATCGCCTTCGCGGCGACCCTCATCGCCCTCGTCTGCTCGATCGTCATCGGGTCCCTCGCCGCACGGAACGTCGCCCCGAACCGTGGTGTCCGCACCGGCGCCCGGTTCGCGCTCGTCGGCATCCGCGGCATCCCGGAGCTCATCCTCGCGATCCTGCTCATCGTCGTCACCGGGCTCGGTGCCCAGGCGGGGACGCTCGCGCTCGGCGTCTGCGGGATCGGCCTCCTCGGCAAGCTCATCGCCGACTCCTTCGAGGAGGTCGCGCCCGGACCGGAACGGGCGCTGATCGCCGTCGGGGCGACCCGACCGCAGGTCTACGCCGCCGCGACCCTCCCGCAGGGGGCCCGCGCGCTGGTCGGGCACACCTTCTACACGCTCGACACGAACATCCGCGCCGCGACCATGCTCGGCATCGTCGGCGGAGGCGGCATCGGCTACTACCTGATCCAGGCGGACCAGGGCGGGAACTACGACCAGGTCACGGCCATCGTGCTGATGATCCTCGCGGTGGTCCTCGTCGTCGAGGGCATCGCCATGTGGATGCGGAGGGTGTTCTCGTGA
- a CDS encoding alanine--tRNA ligase-related protein: protein MDAHDIRNAYLDFLERNGHALIKRAPLVPRGDTSTLFNGSGMQALLPFLLGEDHPDGRRLTDSQPCVRAQDIEDVGDNRHTTFFEMLGNWSLGDYFKETQIRQFFTFLVDIVGLDPERISVTCFIGDPANGIPRDDEAASIWASVFAERGVSNGIAEIGSQADGDARGVRPGERIFFYDGGENWWSRGGSLEGTPIGDPCGPDSEVFYDFGPEFQDPSYGLAHPASDGGRFMEIGNQVFMQYRRREDGSFEELARRNVDFGGGLERIAAASIDSDDVFRISLLWPIVERLQELTGKRYEDETAAMRIIADHLRGATFLAVDGVRPSNKEQGYVMRRLLRRAIRLALSLDLHENFFGEIVPVIAGLYADDYPEVAAARNEVVAVLVKEEQSFRRTLGAGLQMVQGYAGRVMTGHDVFRLSDTNGFPKELTLEEAGRLGIEVAPDWEAEFAAALAEQRARSRGATHLGAAGLPGGDTA from the coding sequence ATGGACGCCCACGACATCCGGAACGCCTACCTCGACTTCCTCGAACGGAACGGCCACGCGTTGATCAAGCGGGCTCCGCTCGTACCGCGCGGCGACACGAGCACCCTCTTCAACGGCAGCGGGATGCAGGCGCTCCTGCCGTTCCTCCTCGGTGAGGATCACCCCGACGGACGGCGGTTGACCGACAGCCAGCCGTGCGTCCGGGCCCAGGACATCGAGGACGTCGGCGACAACCGGCACACCACCTTCTTCGAGATGCTCGGCAACTGGTCGCTCGGCGACTACTTCAAGGAGACGCAGATCCGGCAGTTCTTCACCTTCCTGGTCGACATCGTCGGACTGGATCCGGAGCGGATCTCCGTCACCTGCTTCATCGGCGATCCCGCGAACGGCATCCCGCGCGACGACGAGGCCGCCTCGATCTGGGCGTCGGTGTTCGCCGAGCGCGGGGTCTCCAACGGGATCGCGGAGATCGGCTCCCAGGCCGACGGCGACGCCCGCGGGGTGCGGCCCGGTGAGCGGATCTTCTTCTACGACGGCGGCGAGAACTGGTGGTCCCGCGGCGGGTCACTCGAGGGCACACCGATCGGCGACCCGTGCGGCCCCGACAGCGAGGTGTTCTACGACTTCGGCCCCGAGTTCCAGGACCCGTCGTACGGCCTCGCGCATCCCGCGAGCGACGGCGGACGGTTCATGGAGATCGGCAACCAGGTGTTCATGCAGTACCGACGGCGCGAGGACGGCTCGTTCGAGGAACTCGCCAGACGCAACGTCGACTTCGGCGGCGGCCTCGAACGCATCGCCGCCGCGTCGATCGACTCCGACGACGTCTTCCGCATCTCGCTCCTGTGGCCCATCGTCGAGCGACTCCAGGAGCTCACCGGGAAACGCTACGAGGACGAGACCGCCGCGATGCGCATCATCGCCGACCACCTGCGGGGTGCGACCTTCCTGGCGGTGGACGGCGTGCGTCCGTCGAACAAGGAGCAGGGCTACGTCATGCGACGACTGCTCCGACGGGCGATTCGGCTCGCGCTCTCGCTCGACCTCCACGAGAACTTCTTCGGCGAGATCGTGCCCGTCATCGCCGGACTGTACGCCGACGACTACCCGGAGGTGGCCGCCGCCCGCAATGAGGTCGTCGCCGTCCTCGTCAAGGAGGAGCAGTCGTTCCGACGCACGCTGGGCGCAGGGCTCCAGATGGTCCAGGGGTACGCCGGGCGGGTCATGACGGGACACGACGTGTTCCGGCTGTCCGACACGAACGGCTTCCCGAAGGAGCTGACCCTCGAGGAGGCCGGGCGCCTCGGCATCGAGGTCGCTCCCGATTGGGAGGCGGAGTTCGCCGCCGCCCTCGCCGAGCAGCGAGCGCGGTCCCGCGGGGCGACGCACCTCGGCGCAGCGGGACTCCCGGGCGGCGACACCGCCTGA